The stretch of DNA TGCAGACGATGGCGTCATAGCGGCTGCGGGAGCGTTCGGAGAAGAGGCTGTCGGCGGGCCAGGGGCCGGTCATCTCCCATCGGGAGATCAGACCAGTGGACTGCAGCATGGTGGAGGCCAGCGCCATGGCTGGTTCGATGATGCGGCTCTCCTCATCGCCAAACGCGCCCGCCTCGCCCGCATGAGGATTGAGTCCGGTGACGGCGATGTGCGGCGGATGCGGCAGCGAGAAGTCCTGCGCCAACGCCACGGCGGTGGTCACCAGGGTCTGCGCCAGCCCCTCCACAGTGAGGGCTTGCGGCACGCTGGCCAGGGATTGATGGATGGTGGCGGGGATCACCCGCAGACCGCGCCCAGCCAACATCATCACCGGCGGCGTGGCGCTGTGGGTGAACTGGCCCAGCAGTTCAGTATGCCCCGGGATATCGAAACCGCCCAGATGCAGCGCGGATTTGTTGATGGGAGGCGTGGCCACGCCATCCACCAGACCCCCCATGGCCAGGTCGCACGCCATGCGAATGCTCTCCACCACCGCTTGGGCATGGCCGCCATGGGCGACGCCAAAATGGAGATGGTCGCGATCCACCTTGTGCGTGGTGGGCAGCACAGGCAGCGCCTTGGGGTCCAACCCCTGCGCCTCGCGCACATCGCTGAGCACCGCCAACGAACAGGGCAATCCCACGGCGCGCGCAGCCCAAGCCAGCACCTCCGGGTCGCCCAGCCAGACCCAACGCGGCGCATCGGTCGAACGCGCCACAAAGGCTTTCAGGACCAACTCCGGCCCCACCCCCGCCGGGTCGCCCATGGTGACCGCAATGAGCCCCGACGCGCGCGCCGACTCGGCGTGGGCCATTAATACTTCTCCACATAGGCGCGCAAGCGCAGATCCCGCAGCCACTGGGAGAAGCGCGCCTTGGTGCGGGCCTCCAGCAGACGCCGACGCAGCGCGTCACGCTGGGCCTCGAAGGAGTCGCCATCGATGCTCTGACGCTCCTCCACCAGAATCAGATGCCAACCAAATTCGGTGCGCACCGGCTCACTGACCTGGCCCACCTCCAGCGCAAACGCCGCCTGCTCAAACGGGGGCGTCATCTCGCCTTTGCCGAAGAAGCCCAAGTCGCCGCCATTGGCGCCGGAAGGCCCTTCGCTGACCTCTTTGGCCATCTGCGCGAAGTTGGCTCCGTCGACGATCTTCTGGCGAATCGCTTGAATCTGTTGCAACGCCGCCTCCACCTCGGCCTCAGAGGCGTCGCGCTCCAGTTTGATCAGAATATGGCTCGCATGGACTTTCTGTTGGGCCGGTTTGGCATGGGCGCTCTTATCGCGCCGCACATCCAGCAGTTTGAACACATGAAACCCCTGGGGAGAACGCAGCGGTTTACTGATCTCTCCCTTTGTCAGCTCGAACAGCGCACGCTCCATCTCCGGCAGCAACTCGCCACGTTTGAACCAGCCCATATCGCCGCCGTTCAAACCGCTGGGATCATCGGAGTGCTGGCTGGCCAGTGTGGCCAGAGAGCCGCCATCACGCAGTTGCTGGGCCAGCTCCTCGGCGCGATTGTAGGCCTTCTCCACCTCCAGCTCCGGCGCGCGCTCATCCAGCGCGATGAGGATCTGCCCCACGCGGCGCTCCTCGGCGCCCTCATCACTCTCTTTGGCGCTCTCATACAGATCGCGCAACTCCTCCTCGGAGACCGACACCAGCGGGCGGATCACCCGCCGCAGCAGCTGCGTTTTGATCATGTCGTCGCGTAGCTGGTTCAGATAGTCCTCCCAATCACCACCCTGCTGGGCGACGATTTTCGGCATATCCTGCGGCGAAACGCCATTTTTACGCGCGATGCCTGCGGCCATCTTCATCACGTCGCGATCACTGGCGACAATGCCGAACTGTTTGGCTTTGTTGCGCTGCAGGATGCGCATGATCAAGCTGTCGAGCACGCGATTGTAGATACGCGCCGGATTGGCCGGACTGCCCGAAGCGTTCAACCGCTCCAGAATCGGGCCCGCCTTGGCGCGCACCTCCGAAGCAGTGATCACCTCCCCCTCCACCACCGCGGCTACGCGGTCCAGCGGTTCGCCCGCCCAGGCGGCGGAGGTCAAGAGCCATAGCAGCGCCATCCAGACCGTTACGCGCAATTTCATGCGGTTCTCCCTCTTCACGGCAAACGCCCCAGCGGGCGGTCGTTCACACAAACGCTCAACGATCAATTCACGCCAAACGAGCCCAGGCCCTCAAACGACAGCACCACGCCCATATAGCCGCCTTCGTGGGTGTTGGCGTCCGCCGACAGACGACGCCCCCCCACGACTTTGAGGTTCCAGCAGTCATGAATATAGGTCAGGCCGGTGCGCCAGCTCTTGAGGTTGCGGTGCTCCATGGAGTAGCCCGCCTCCTGCTCCCACTTCCACTCCTTGGCGAAACGCCAGGAGCTGTTGAAAGTGACGTCGCGGTTGACCTCAGTGGTTTCGGGACGGTTGACCTGATAACCCAACGCCGCCTGCCCCTCATCCCAGCGATAGATCACCTCGGTATCGGCCACTTCCAGCAACTTCTTGTGCGGATCGAAGCGGGTGTCGGCCTCTACGCTCCACTGATCGGAGATGTTGAGCGACAGGTCGGCGACGATGTCAGAGACGGAGTTGCCATCCTGATAGTCACGATCGCCCGCCGGCGCCCAGCGTTGACCGATGGTGAAGGTGGCCAGGTTCTCCACCGGACCGTCGGCGCTGCGACGTCCGGTGAAGCGTTGGGTGACGCCGTAGCTGATCCACTGACCGGAGCTAATGCGGTCGATGCCGGCGAACTGGTTCTCAGCAAACAGATTGGTGGCGTTGAAGGCGCGCAGGGTGTCATCGGTGGCGGTCACCGGCGAGCGCGAATCGTAGTTGGGAATGATGCTCTGGTCGGTAGCGGCGTTGAGCACGTACTGCACGGTTGGCTCAATGGCGTGACGCAGCGCGCCGCCGTTGCCCCACTCATAGTTGCGCGACAGGTTCAGATCCAAACGCGCGCTGAGCATGGAGGCGATGCGGTTGTTGAAGTCGTCCTCGTCATTGCCGCCCGCCTGCACCGGTCCGCGCTGAGTCCAGTAAGCGGTCTCCTCGCCGCCAGCGGCCAGCGAGATACGGCCAATGTGTAGCGGCTGGGTGTAGCGCAGTTTGGCGGATAGATCGCCGCGTTGGGCGCGGTCGCCGGACATCTGATAGAAGTGGTCCAGACGCGCGCCGCTCTCCAGACGCAGGCGACGGGTCATCCCCGGCAGCAGGCGCGAGTCGCTCAGCGCCACATAGGGCAACTGCTGCACAGTGTCGCGATTGGTGTCCACGGTCAGATCCTGGAACCAGTTGACCCCCGCTTCAATGGCGGTGTGTCCGCCGCGACGCGCCATCAGACGCTTGGCGCTCAAGCTCGATTGCAAGTGGCGGGTGTTGGGGTCCAGCAGATCCTGTTCGAAGTCGACCAGGAAGTCGTTGGTGCGGCTGGCGGCCACATGGGACTCCAAACGCCACGGTCCCATGGCGTGCTGATGGTCGAACACCAACAGACCGCGGAACATCTCCAACTCGGTGTCGTGGATGCCGTGGGTCTCCAACTCGCCGTGGTAGTTCTGCCCCTTGTAGCGATATTGCACCTTACCCATCACGCCGCGTCGGGTGGTGGGGTGCAGAGTCAGAGTGGCGTCGCGGTCGGGAGCGATATTCCAGTAATAGGGCAGATCCAGCTCATAACCGGTGGAGTCGCTGACCTGGAACGAGGGGGTCAGGAAGCCGCTCTTGCGCTCTTTGCGCAGCGGCTGGGTCCACCACGGCGTATAGGCGATGGGCACGCCACCCAGACGCAGGGTGACGTCGCGGGCGCTGACCGAGTTCTTCTCGTCATCCACCTCAATTTTGCTGGCGCTGATGTACCAGGGCGGATCTTCGCAGTCGCAGTTGGTGAAGGTGGCGTCCTTGAGAGTCATGCGCTTGGCGTTGTGCAGCTGCGCCGCCGAGGCGGTGGCGCGACCGCCCGGCCCGGGCATGTCGATGCGCGCATTCTCCACTTCACCGGCGTCATTGGCCACATCCAGTTCGATGGCGTCGCCCTGGAACACCGCGCCTTTGCGGGTGATGCGGATCATGCCGCGGGCGTTGAGCTTCTGCGCGGTCAAGTCATAGGTGGCGGAGTCGGCTTGGAGGTCGAGAATCCCCTCCTGCACGATGCGCACTTCGCCGCGGGCGCTGACCTTGCCGTCGCTGCGATCCAGATCCAGTTCGTCGGCCTCCAGCTCCACCGGGGTTTTGGCCAGCTCGGTGAGCTGCTCGCGGGCCAGCACCGGCCCGGCGCAGGCGGCCGCCGCGGCCAAAACCAGCCAGGAGACTGAGAGCATTCCCGGCGCGCGTCGAACGCCGCGATCCTGTTGTTGTGCCTTGCGCATGCTCACTGCGTCTCCTATGCCCCGTTACTGCGCTCGCAGGCGCGCTGGTGTTTTGTGCCCATCCCTGCAAGCCAACATCCGATGATCAAACGCCCATTATAACGCACTGAGCAGCGCTCCCACCAGATATAGCGAACCCGTCGCCGCCACGCGACCCCCATGACCGGTCAAATCCCGCGCCAGCGCCAGCCCGGCTGGAATGTCGGGCGCTTCATGGGCGGGTACGCCCGCTGCGCGCCAGGTGTTGGCGCAGCGATGCGGATCCAACGCCCGCGCGTCATCCAACCCCACACACACCACCGCCTCCACCCCATCGCGCCAAGCGTCGATGATGCTGGGCAGATCCTTATCTGACATCACCGCAAACAGCAGCGTGGGTTTGCGTCCCGGCGTTTCGGCAAAGAAGGCGGCTGCAGCCTGCGCCGCGTGGGCGTTATGGGCGCCGTCCAGCCACACTTCGGGCTCTGTGGCGATGCGCTGCAGACGTCCCGGCCACTGCGCCTGCGCCACCGCCTCGCACACCGCCTCGTTGGGCAGACGCCAGCCTTGATTGGCGCGCAGCAGTCGCGCCATGGCCACGGCTTGGGCGGCGTTGTGCATCTGATGCTGTCCAACCAACCCTGGCCGCGGCAACACCAACTGCCCGAAAGCATCCTCGTAGCGCCAACTGTGCGCTTCGAACGCCATGTCGTAGCGATAGTCCCGTTGCGCCAACCACAGCGGCGCGCCCGCCGCCTCGGCCTGGGCGGCGATGACATTGCGCGCCGCCAATGAACCGGGGTGGACAACAGCGGTTACGCCCGCCTTGAGGATTCCCGCCTTTTCAGCGGCAACGGCTTCGATGGTTTGGCCCAGATAGTCGGCGTGATCCAAAGCGATGGGCGTAATGGCGGTGAGCAGCGGCGCAGGAAAGACGTTGGTAGCGTCCAAACGCCCGCCTAAGCCGGTCTCCAGCAACACCGGCGCAGGCGCGCCGCCCGGTCGCAATGCGGCCCAATCGGCAAAGTGCAACAGCGCAGCGGCAGTGGCCTGTTCAAAATAGGTCGCCAACTCATTGGGGTCGGCGCGTCTGACTGCGGCCAGATAGCGATCCAACGCCGCATCGTCAATGGGCGCGCCCGCCACGCGAATGCGTTCGTTGAAACGGTGCAGATGCGGCGAGGTGTAAACGCCGCTGGGAATGCCCGCAGCCTTGAGAATCGCCTCCAGAAACGCCAGCACCGAGCCTTTGCCGTTGGTGCCCGCCACATGCACCACGTGGCGCAGCGAACGCTGGGGGCCGCCCAGCGCATCCAACAACGCAACCACCCGCTCCAGCCCCGGGCGAATCAACCGTTCGGAACCTGAGGGCTCCATGGTCGGATCAGCGCAGGTTGGTGGCGAAATCGGGAATTTTGGCCTGGTGCGAGGTAAACCGCGTGAGCAGGTCCGCCAGGGTGTCGCGCATCTCGTTGCGGTGACAGATCATATCCAGAAAGCCATGATCGAGCAGATATTCGCTGCGCTGGAACCCCGGCGGCAGCTTCTCGCGCACGGTCTGTTCGATCACCCGCGGACCGGCAA from Magnetofaba australis IT-1 encodes:
- the pdxA gene encoding 4-hydroxythreonine-4-phosphate dehydrogenase PdxA is translated as MAHAESARASGLIAVTMGDPAGVGPELVLKAFVARSTDAPRWVWLGDPEVLAWAARAVGLPCSLAVLSDVREAQGLDPKALPVLPTTHKVDRDHLHFGVAHGGHAQAVVESIRMACDLAMGGLVDGVATPPINKSALHLGGFDIPGHTELLGQFTHSATPPVMMLAGRGLRVIPATIHQSLASVPQALTVEGLAQTLVTTAVALAQDFSLPHPPHIAVTGLNPHAGEAGAFGDEESRIIEPAMALASTMLQSTGLISRWEMTGPWPADSLFSERSRSRYDAIVCMYHDQALIPIKMLAFGEAVNITLGLPIVRASVDHGTAYDLAGRGAADHRSLLIAIESAAQMAASRRMWRAQHGEAAHA
- a CDS encoding bifunctional folylpolyglutamate synthase/dihydrofolate synthase, giving the protein MEPSGSERLIRPGLERVVALLDALGGPQRSLRHVVHVAGTNGKGSVLAFLEAILKAAGIPSGVYTSPHLHRFNERIRVAGAPIDDAALDRYLAAVRRADPNELATYFEQATAAALLHFADWAALRPGGAPAPVLLETGLGGRLDATNVFPAPLLTAITPIALDHADYLGQTIEAVAAEKAGILKAGVTAVVHPGSLAARNVIAAQAEAAGAPLWLAQRDYRYDMAFEAHSWRYEDAFGQLVLPRPGLVGQHQMHNAAQAVAMARLLRANQGWRLPNEAVCEAVAQAQWPGRLQRIATEPEVWLDGAHNAHAAQAAAAFFAETPGRKPTLLFAVMSDKDLPSIIDAWRDGVEAVVCVGLDDARALDPHRCANTWRAAGVPAHEAPDIPAGLALARDLTGHGGRVAATGSLYLVGALLSAL
- a CDS encoding peptidylprolyl isomerase, with translation MKLRVTVWMALLWLLTSAAWAGEPLDRVAAVVEGEVITASEVRAKAGPILERLNASGSPANPARIYNRVLDSLIMRILQRNKAKQFGIVASDRDVMKMAAGIARKNGVSPQDMPKIVAQQGGDWEDYLNQLRDDMIKTQLLRRVIRPLVSVSEEELRDLYESAKESDEGAEERRVGQILIALDERAPELEVEKAYNRAEELAQQLRDGGSLATLASQHSDDPSGLNGGDMGWFKRGELLPEMERALFELTKGEISKPLRSPQGFHVFKLLDVRRDKSAHAKPAQQKVHASHILIKLERDASEAEVEAALQQIQAIRQKIVDGANFAQMAKEVSEGPSGANGGDLGFFGKGEMTPPFEQAAFALEVGQVSEPVRTEFGWHLILVEERQSIDGDSFEAQRDALRRRLLEARTKARFSQWLRDLRLRAYVEKY
- a CDS encoding LPS-assembly protein LptD — protein: MRKAQQQDRGVRRAPGMLSVSWLVLAAAAACAGPVLAREQLTELAKTPVELEADELDLDRSDGKVSARGEVRIVQEGILDLQADSATYDLTAQKLNARGMIRITRKGAVFQGDAIELDVANDAGEVENARIDMPGPGGRATASAAQLHNAKRMTLKDATFTNCDCEDPPWYISASKIEVDDEKNSVSARDVTLRLGGVPIAYTPWWTQPLRKERKSGFLTPSFQVSDSTGYELDLPYYWNIAPDRDATLTLHPTTRRGVMGKVQYRYKGQNYHGELETHGIHDTELEMFRGLLVFDHQHAMGPWRLESHVAASRTNDFLVDFEQDLLDPNTRHLQSSLSAKRLMARRGGHTAIEAGVNWFQDLTVDTNRDTVQQLPYVALSDSRLLPGMTRRLRLESGARLDHFYQMSGDRAQRGDLSAKLRYTQPLHIGRISLAAGGEETAYWTQRGPVQAGGNDEDDFNNRIASMLSARLDLNLSRNYEWGNGGALRHAIEPTVQYVLNAATDQSIIPNYDSRSPVTATDDTLRAFNATNLFAENQFAGIDRISSGQWISYGVTQRFTGRRSADGPVENLATFTIGQRWAPAGDRDYQDGNSVSDIVADLSLNISDQWSVEADTRFDPHKKLLEVADTEVIYRWDEGQAALGYQVNRPETTEVNRDVTFNSSWRFAKEWKWEQEAGYSMEHRNLKSWRTGLTYIHDCWNLKVVGGRRLSADANTHEGGYMGVVLSFEGLGSFGVN